The following are encoded together in the Hippoglossus stenolepis isolate QCI-W04-F060 chromosome 12, HSTE1.2, whole genome shotgun sequence genome:
- the LOC118119293 gene encoding early growth response protein 2b, protein MSAKLADEVPASLRVVGSLVNKDVYVAEGELTSHSSVVFKEEVEEHDGEPGDDEGVHSVSNCVFPPVSGDLLLDDSSAPELHLHGDLAQYVATLRTHPVAFSGKFSVESRGAGGPWTPEDVINVVCADIVSPDPTTVPGSTPASPDIYAGGGGEAADMAHGQPDISHMYAPPHPHSHPHSHPHPHPHPHPHPAPSYSCSADMYPDQPSGGYYHAPPSYNSAPKPTVDGAALLSIMPEYGGFYQQSCQRDIQAAFPERKSLPYPLDSLRMPPPLTPLNTIRNFTLGAPSPASDGPMAAAFPSHQNLPLRPIMRPRKYPNRPSKTPVHQRPYPCPAESCDRRFSRSDELSRHLRIHTGHKPFQCRICMRNFSRSDHLTTHIRTHTGEKPFSCDQCGRKFARSDERRRHMKIHLRQKEKKTSAS, encoded by the exons ATGAGCGCAAAGTTAGCGGACGAGGTTCCTGCGTCTCTCAGGGTCGTGGGCAGTTTAGTGAATAAAGATGTTTACGTGGCGGAGGGAGAGTTGACCTCACACAGCTCCGTGGTTTTTAAAGAGGAGGTCGAGGAGCATGATGGGGAACCTGGTGATGATGAAGGCG TCCACTCTGTTTCTAACTGTGTTTTCCCACCTGTCTCAGGTGATCTTCTGCTGGACGACAGTAGCGCACCTGAGCTGCATCTCCACGGGGACTTGGCGCAGTACGTGGCAACTTTACGCACGCACCCAGTGGCGTTTTCTGGGAAGTTCTCGGTGGAGTCCAGAGGCGCAGGAGGACCGTGGACACCGGAGGACGTCATCAACGTGGTCTGCGCTGACATCGTCTCCCCTGACCCGACCACCGTGCCCGGGTCGACTCCAGCATCTCCCGATATTTAcgcaggaggagggggagaggccGCAGACATGGCGCACGGTCAGCCGGACATCAGCCACATGTACGCgccccctcaccctcactctcacccacattcacacccacacccccaccctcaccctcacccccaTCCGGCTCCTTCCTACTCGTGCAGCGCAGACATGTACCCAGACCAGCCCTCAGGTGGATACTACCACGCGCCTCCGTCCTACAACTCGGCGCCCAAACCGACAGTtgacggcgctgcgctgctctcCATCATGCCGGAGTACGGAGGTTTCTACCAGCAGAGCTGCCAGAGAGACATCCAGGCGGCTTTCCCCGAGAGGAAATCCCTCCCGTATCCGCTGGACTCTCTCAGGATGCCTCCGCCTCTCACGCCTCTCAACACCATCAGGAACTTTACGCTCGGTGCGCCCTCACCGGCCTCCGATGGTCCAATGGCCGCCGCCTTCCCCAGCCACCAGAACCTCCCTCTGAGGCCGATCATGAGACCCAGAAAATACCCGAACCGGCCCAGCAAGACGCCGGTGCACCAGAGGCCGTACCCGTGTCCGGCGGAGAGCTGCGACCGCAGGTTCTCTCGGTCGGACGAGCTGAGCCGGCACCTGCGCATCCACACGGGCCACAAACCCTTCCAGTGCCGCATCTGCATGCGCAACTTCAGCCGCAGCGACCACCTCACCACGCACATCCGCACGCACACCGGAGAGAAACCCTTCTCCTGTGACCAGTGCGGGAGGAAGTTCGCCCGGAGCGACGAGAGGAGACGACACATGAAGATTCACCTGCggcagaaagagaagaaaacctCTGCGTCCTAA
- the adob gene encoding 2-aminoethanethiol (cysteamine) dioxygenase b, producing MMPGDSDMSSIVQRIARQALVTFRNPPRVGGADAGKCFLEDLGKLKSLMTEVRAADLKLDPRRAEDSPPGVAPALPYPHGAPPVTYMHICETDGFSMGVFLLKSGASIPLHDHPEMHGVLKVLYGKVRIRCFDRLERPSGGSTAAPPLPPPAQVGSLRRSVLRSTGEFTEECGPCVLSPDRDNLHQIDAVDGPTAFMDILAPPYDPDDGRDCHYYRVLEADPAEQKEKGLWLMEISQPPDFWCGGEPYPGPEVSL from the coding sequence ATGATGCCAGGTGACAGCGACATGAGCTCCATCGTTCAGAGAATCGCCCGCCAGGCTCTCGTCACGTTCCGCAACCCGCCCCGGGTCGGAGGGGCCGACGCCGGGAAGTGTTTTCTGGAGGACCTCGGGAAGCTCAAGAGCCTGATGACGGAAGTGCGAGCGGCGGACCTGAAGCTCGACCCGCGGCGAGCCGAGGACAGCCCGCCCGGTGTGGCCCCTGCGCTCCCCTACCCCCACGGAGCGCCCCCGGTCACCTACATGCACATCTGCGAGACGGATGGCTTCAGCATGGGGGTGTTCCTGCTGAAGAGCGGCGCCTCCATCCCGCTGCACGACCACCCGGAGATGCACGGTGTCCTCAAGGTCCTGTACGGGAAGGTCAGGATCCGCTGCTTCGACCGGCTGGAGCGGCCGAGCGGCGGCTCCACGGCGGCGCCTCCGCTCCCCCCGCCGGCCCAGGTGGGCTCTCTGCGGCGCTCCGTGCTCCGCTCCACCGGGGAGTTCACGGAGGAGTGCGGGCCCTGCGTCCTGTCCCCTGACCGGGACAACCTCCACCAGATCGACGCTGTGGACGGCCCCACGGCGTTCATGGACATCCTGGCCCCGCCGTACGACCCGGACGACGGCAGAGACTGTCACTATTACCGGGTCCTGGAGGCGGATCCCGCGGAGCAGAAGGAGAAGGGGCTCTGGCTCATGGAGATCTCACAGCCGCCGGATTTCTGGTGCGGAGGAGAACCGTACCCGGGCCCGGAGGTCTCCCTCTGA